CGGGATGTAGCCGCCGCGCTCACTGAAGGACGTACGAGAGCAGCGCCCCGACGGCGGCCGTGGCGGCCACGCCAATGGCCACGTTGGCGAACTTCGCGTTCTGCCGGGCATCGTCGCGGTGGGCGAGCGAGTCCTCGTAGAAGGTGTCCCGGTCATTGGCCTTCTCCTCCTCGGAGCGCGCCTGGAGGCCGAAGTAGACGGCCCCGCCCGCGGCCACGGCGCTGGTGCTCGACAGCAACACGGGGAAGAGCAGCTTCTTGGGCTGGGGGGCCGGAGGGGCCTGGGTGAGCAGGGGCTGCTCCGGGGGCGGCGCCGGTTGCAGCTCCACCTGGCGGGGCGTGTCCTGCGCGGGCGCGGGCGGAGGCGGGGCGGGGGCCGGAGCGGGGGGCGCGGCCTCCTCGTCAGGCTCCTCGGCGGGGGTGGTGCGCTGAGAGAGCGCATCGAAGAAGGTGACGAGCCGGGGGCTGGAGTAGGGCGGCAGCTCCACCTGGGGATCCATCTCCAGCGCGAGGCTGAAGGCCTTGCGGGCCTCCTCCTCGTTGCCCAGGTTGAAGGCGCACAGGCCCGAGTACAGCTCGATGTCCACCTGCTCGGCGCGGGTGTTCTTCTTCCACCGGGTGGCCTGATCCAACCGCCGCAGGCACTTCTCGAACTCCAGCCCCTGGTAATGCACCTTGGCCTGCACGAGGAAGGGGTTGGGTTTGCGCGCGGCCAGCGCCGGCGAGGACAGACAGAGCATCAACAGCAGACAGGACCAGGCGCGGCGCATTCCAACTCCGGACGGTTCGCTTCCGCCCGCAGCGTAGTGCCCGCTCCTGCCGCCCACAACCGGGATAAGCCGGACAGCAGGAACTCAGCGACCGAGGATGTGCCGGGTTACTTCCATGGCGCGCTTGGGGGCGTACTGGGTGTCGAAGAGGAGCGGCACGCCGGTGCTGCCCAGGTAGGTGTACTTGTCGGTGATGCCCCAGGTGGTGATGCGGGTGCAGCCGGGGCGGGCCTGACAGGCGGCCACCAAGCCCTGATAAATCTGCGCCTGGAGCTCGAACTTCTCCGCGTCGGGGGTGTCCGTGAGCTTGGCGAGGCTCACGTCCAGCTCGGTGAGCTGGCCTTCGAGGCCCGCCTGCTCCAGGCGCGAGAGCACCGCCTCGAGCTGGGCCTGGGTGGGGTAGTAGTTGGGCGTGACGTGGGACTGCATCCCGATGCCATGGATGGGCACGCCCTGCTCCTGGAGTGAGCGGGCCAGGTTGTAGACGGCGGTGGACTTCGCGTTGATCCGCTCGACGTTGTAGTCATTGTAGAAGAGCTTGGCGGACGGGTCGGCGCGGTGGGCGGCCTGGAAGGCCAGGGCGATGTACTCGGTGCCGATGGTGGTGAGCCACAGGTTGGGCCGCCAGCTCCCATCATCCAGGAAGGCCTCGTTGACGACGTCCCACTCGGGGATGCGGCCCCGGTAGCGGCCCACCACGGTGGCGATGTGCGTCTCCAGCACCTGGATGAGCTCCTCGCGCGTCCAGGTACGCCCGGTGAGCCACGCGGGCAGCGAGTTGCCCCAGATGAGCGTGTGGCCGCGCACCTGCTTCCCGTTCGCCTCGGCGAAGGCGACAATTTGGTCAGCGATGGCGAAGTCGAACTGTCCCTGGGCGGGCTGGAGCTGGGCGATCTTCATCTCGTACTCGGGCGTGAGCGAGTCGAAGTGCGTGAGGAAGGTCTGCGCGTAGGCGGGCTCGGCCGCGTCGAAGAGGCGCTTCTGGTGGGTGGCGGCGCCCAGGCGCACCTGGCGCAGGAGCGGCACGCGCTGCGAGGGGCCGAAGTGGGTGAAGCCCTGCGCATCCTCGTAGCTGGGCAGCACCTGCCACTCGCCGGCCGGGGCGGTGGGCAGGGGGCGGCCCAGGGCCTCCAGCGTCACCGTCTGGCCGGGGGCAAGCGTGATGGGGCCCAGCGTGGGCGCGAAGTCCACGCCCGCGGTCGCGCCGGCCGGGGCCAGGGCGGTGAGCCGCAGCCGGGGCAGCGTGAGGGGCTGGGGGCCCGGGTTGGTGAAGGTGGCCGAGGCGCGGAGCATGTCCCCGAGCACGCCGCCCTTCGGGGCGACGGTGAGCGCCATGCCCACCGGGGACATGGGCCTGCCCGCATCGAAGTTGCTCACCTCCACCGGGACGGTGGTGAGGCCGACGTTGCCGGAGGTGTCGGTGACGCGGACGGTGAGGGCGTGGACGCCGTCGCTCAGCGGCGAGGTGTCCCACAGGTAGCTCCACGCGGTGGTGCCCGTGGCGGGGACGAAGGCGTCCGCATCGACCTGCACCTCGACGGAGGCCACGGCGACGTCATCCGAGGCGGTGCCCACGACGCCGAGCGTGCCGCTCACCCGGGCGCTGAAGGTGGGGGCCTGGATGGAGACGAAGGGCGCGGTCGAGTCCAGGGAAGCCCCCGGATCCGAGGAGCTCCCGGACCCACACCCCACGAGGGCCAGGGACACCAGGCTTCCAAACCATCCACGGCGCATCGCGGCACCTCAGGGGCACGCCCCTCCCCCCACGGGAGGGGCCGGCCGCCCACGCGGGGAGCCCATTGCGCGAAGCGTGCCGGACGGACTCCGCTCGGAGACAGGGGGCACGAGAGGGGCCACCATGCAGCTTTGGCATGGTGGGGCGGCGCGGTGGCATGCAGCTTTGGCATGGTTGCCTGACCGCTGGCCGGGGATGCGGGGAGCGTTGTATGGACGGGGGGCCTA
This window of the Stigmatella aurantiaca genome carries:
- a CDS encoding endo-1,4-beta-xylanase; the encoded protein is MRRGWFGSLVSLALVGCGSGSSSDPGASLDSTAPFVSIQAPTFSARVSGTLGVVGTASDDVAVASVEVQVDADAFVPATGTTAWSYLWDTSPLSDGVHALTVRVTDTSGNVGLTTVPVEVSNFDAGRPMSPVGMALTVAPKGGVLGDMLRASATFTNPGPQPLTLPRLRLTALAPAGATAGVDFAPTLGPITLAPGQTVTLEALGRPLPTAPAGEWQVLPSYEDAQGFTHFGPSQRVPLLRQVRLGAATHQKRLFDAAEPAYAQTFLTHFDSLTPEYEMKIAQLQPAQGQFDFAIADQIVAFAEANGKQVRGHTLIWGNSLPAWLTGRTWTREELIQVLETHIATVVGRYRGRIPEWDVVNEAFLDDGSWRPNLWLTTIGTEYIALAFQAAHRADPSAKLFYNDYNVERINAKSTAVYNLARSLQEQGVPIHGIGMQSHVTPNYYPTQAQLEAVLSRLEQAGLEGQLTELDVSLAKLTDTPDAEKFELQAQIYQGLVAACQARPGCTRITTWGITDKYTYLGSTGVPLLFDTQYAPKRAMEVTRHILGR